One genomic region from Ananas comosus cultivar F153 unplaced genomic scaffold, ASM154086v1, whole genome shotgun sequence encodes:
- the LOC109705757 gene encoding histidine-containing phosphotransfer protein 1-like isoform X3 has protein sequence MEVSRLQRRYVDFTSALYHEGFLDAQFTELQHLQDENNPNFVSEVVSLFFEDSERLLNELSRTLDQQIVDFRKVDAHVHQLKGSSASIGAQRVKNVCLAFRSCCDENNLEGCLGCLQQVRQECYLVKNKLDALFRLEQQILAAGGAVPIMSKD, from the exons ATGGAGGTGAGCCGATTACAGAGGAGGTATGTTGATTTCACCTCAGCACTTTACCATGAG GGGTTTCTGGATGCCCAGTTCACAGAACTGCAGCATCTGCAGGATGAGAACAACCCTAACTTTGTTTCTGAAGttgtctctcttttttttgaggACTCTGAGAGGCTTCTCAACGAACTCAGCAGGACCCT GGATCAGCAGATTGTGGATTTCAGGAAGGTTGATGCACATGTCCACCAGCTTAAGGGAAGCAGTGCCAG CATTGGTGCTCAAAGGGTTAAAAATGTCTGTCTTGCTTTTCGAAGTTGCTGTGACGAGAATAACCTAGAGGG ATGTCTCGGTTGTTTGCAGCAAGTCAGGCAAGAGTGTTACCTTGTGAAGAACAAGCTTGACGCTCTATTCAGG CTGGAGCAGCAGATTCTTGCAGCCGGGGGGGCCGTGCCAATAATGAGCAAGGATTAA
- the LOC109705757 gene encoding histidine-containing phosphotransfer protein 1-like isoform X2, producing MLISPQHFTMRFFKIFGGVDGKGFLDAQFTELQHLQDENNPNFVSEVVSLFFEDSERLLNELSRTLDQQIVDFRKVDAHVHQLKGSSASIGAQRVKNVCLAFRSCCDENNLEGCLGCLQQVRQECYLVKNKLDALFRLEQQILAAGGAVPIMSKD from the exons ATGTTGATTTCACCTCAGCACTTTACCATGAG attttttaaaatttttggtggTGTGGATGGGAAGGGGTTTCTGGATGCCCAGTTCACAGAACTGCAGCATCTGCAGGATGAGAACAACCCTAACTTTGTTTCTGAAGttgtctctcttttttttgaggACTCTGAGAGGCTTCTCAACGAACTCAGCAGGACCCT GGATCAGCAGATTGTGGATTTCAGGAAGGTTGATGCACATGTCCACCAGCTTAAGGGAAGCAGTGCCAG CATTGGTGCTCAAAGGGTTAAAAATGTCTGTCTTGCTTTTCGAAGTTGCTGTGACGAGAATAACCTAGAGGG ATGTCTCGGTTGTTTGCAGCAAGTCAGGCAAGAGTGTTACCTTGTGAAGAACAAGCTTGACGCTCTATTCAGG CTGGAGCAGCAGATTCTTGCAGCCGGGGGGGCCGTGCCAATAATGAGCAAGGATTAA
- the LOC109705757 gene encoding histidine-containing phosphotransfer protein 1-like isoform X4, with protein sequence MEVSRLQRRFFKIFGGVDGKGFLDAQFTELQHLQDENNPNFVSEVVSLFFEDSERLLNELSRTLDQQIVDFRKVDAHVHQLKGSSASIGAQRVKNVCLAFRSCCDENNLEGCLGCLQQVRQECYLVKNKLDALFRLEQQILAAGGAVPIMSKD encoded by the exons ATGGAGGTGAGCCGATTACAGAGGAG attttttaaaatttttggtggTGTGGATGGGAAGGGGTTTCTGGATGCCCAGTTCACAGAACTGCAGCATCTGCAGGATGAGAACAACCCTAACTTTGTTTCTGAAGttgtctctcttttttttgaggACTCTGAGAGGCTTCTCAACGAACTCAGCAGGACCCT GGATCAGCAGATTGTGGATTTCAGGAAGGTTGATGCACATGTCCACCAGCTTAAGGGAAGCAGTGCCAG CATTGGTGCTCAAAGGGTTAAAAATGTCTGTCTTGCTTTTCGAAGTTGCTGTGACGAGAATAACCTAGAGGG ATGTCTCGGTTGTTTGCAGCAAGTCAGGCAAGAGTGTTACCTTGTGAAGAACAAGCTTGACGCTCTATTCAGG CTGGAGCAGCAGATTCTTGCAGCCGGGGGGGCCGTGCCAATAATGAGCAAGGATTAA
- the LOC109705757 gene encoding histidine-containing phosphotransfer protein 1-like isoform X1, with protein MSFEKRLLKTLGLRDGGEPITEEGFLDAQFTELQHLQDENNPNFVSEVVSLFFEDSERLLNELSRTLDQQIVDFRKVDAHVHQLKGSSASIGAQRVKNVCLAFRSCCDENNLEGCLGCLQQVRQECYLVKNKLDALFRLEQQILAAGGAVPIMSKD; from the exons ATGTCCTTCGAGAAAAGGCTTCTAAAGACTTTGGGGCTTAGAGATGGAGGTGAGCCGATTACAGAGGAG GGGTTTCTGGATGCCCAGTTCACAGAACTGCAGCATCTGCAGGATGAGAACAACCCTAACTTTGTTTCTGAAGttgtctctcttttttttgaggACTCTGAGAGGCTTCTCAACGAACTCAGCAGGACCCT GGATCAGCAGATTGTGGATTTCAGGAAGGTTGATGCACATGTCCACCAGCTTAAGGGAAGCAGTGCCAG CATTGGTGCTCAAAGGGTTAAAAATGTCTGTCTTGCTTTTCGAAGTTGCTGTGACGAGAATAACCTAGAGGG ATGTCTCGGTTGTTTGCAGCAAGTCAGGCAAGAGTGTTACCTTGTGAAGAACAAGCTTGACGCTCTATTCAGG CTGGAGCAGCAGATTCTTGCAGCCGGGGGGGCCGTGCCAATAATGAGCAAGGATTAA
- the LOC109705757 gene encoding histidine-containing phosphotransfer protein 1-like isoform X5, whose amino-acid sequence MSFEKRLLKTLGLRDGGEPITEEDSERLLNELSRTLDQQIVDFRKVDAHVHQLKGSSASIGAQRVKNVCLAFRSCCDENNLEGCLGCLQQVRQECYLVKNKLDALFRLEQQILAAGGAVPIMSKD is encoded by the exons ATGTCCTTCGAGAAAAGGCTTCTAAAGACTTTGGGGCTTAGAGATGGAGGTGAGCCGATTACAGAGGAG gACTCTGAGAGGCTTCTCAACGAACTCAGCAGGACCCT GGATCAGCAGATTGTGGATTTCAGGAAGGTTGATGCACATGTCCACCAGCTTAAGGGAAGCAGTGCCAG CATTGGTGCTCAAAGGGTTAAAAATGTCTGTCTTGCTTTTCGAAGTTGCTGTGACGAGAATAACCTAGAGGG ATGTCTCGGTTGTTTGCAGCAAGTCAGGCAAGAGTGTTACCTTGTGAAGAACAAGCTTGACGCTCTATTCAGG CTGGAGCAGCAGATTCTTGCAGCCGGGGGGGCCGTGCCAATAATGAGCAAGGATTAA